The sequence below is a genomic window from Sander lucioperca isolate FBNREF2018 chromosome 6, SLUC_FBN_1.2, whole genome shotgun sequence.
CCGACGGCCCTGCCAGTTGGTTGACGCTCAGAATAATGTGAATAATGTCTCCTCACAGAAAATCTAAGTTTGCTTAAGTATGCCGTTGAATAGAAACCAACCAACCATATGTTCATGCAGATCAAAAGAGAAAGCACTGCTTTGTCTTGAATTATGAAATACATGTGACTCCAAACACTGATCAACTGTGTCAATATTTAAAATGAAGACTTCAAAAGAGTGTGAGGTCTTAACCCGTGGCCATCAGTATTCCTCCTGCACCTCTCGACTGTTTAATCTTGACAATGCCCCCTGGGTGACGGATTGGCTAACTCCGCTTTCCTCTCCACTTACACCAATGCTAATCATGGGGCTGCAGTAGATTATAGTGTGGAGAGCTGAGCGCTGCACAGTGACAGAGTGGATTCATCTGCACAGCGCTGGGTCagctcctttttgttttttattggaTTCCATTTGAAATTGACTGCAGATAACGAGAATCCATGTGGAACATAATGCTCTGCTATTTGGTTATGTGGCAGCGTGTAAGGATTGGGGGAAACATGAAGATAAGAATGATGGGCATTAAAAAGTAATCACTTTAGAGTGCTGTTTTTTCAAACACGTCCAGATTAACCCTTTGCTTTCAAAATGACTCAAATCCATTTCAGACAGCATCATTTCTCTGTTAGGTATGCGTGGTATTTTTCAAATGTCCCCTTTTGATGACCTGTGCACACTCGGGTGTAATAGTATTCCAGTGGCTCTCCAGTTTAACTTTGACTTGAGCTGCAAGGTGTTCCCCCTCTGTGCTACAGTAGTGATTTATGTCCTCTCACGCTTAGTCTCATCTCCATCCACATTGTGCAACTTGGAAGGAGTAAACACAACAACTGGTGGCaatatactcaagtaaagtcATGTCTCTCATGACACACTGGAGACCCTTGTTCAGCTGCAGCTGCTGGAAGGATCCTACCAACACGTGCGTGCTGATGCACACccaacaggtgtgtgtgtgtgtgtgtatttggggtTTTCTCCTCAACAGATGTGTAATACAGGAGGGGAAGTTACACACACAAGACAACACTCAACCTTTCCTTGTGTTTTTGCATGACTCAACGACACTGAACTCACTTGTCATTTTGAAACGACCATAATTGCGTTCAAAGGTAATCTTAAGTGAGGCAACAGAAGTCAGTGGATGcgacacaaaaacaaacctgTTTACTTTTTCAGCTCTCCCTGTGCAGGCTTCTTGACTTGCAACATCTGCCTCCTGTTTAGTTTCCACAACATAAAAAGGCGTGGGACAGGAGAGTCATCTAGTATAATACAATACTTGATGTTGTTGGCCATGCACACTTTGATAGCACGCTGCCTTTTGGGTTGACCCATCCGTCCCTCAACTTGTCTGAGAGGCTTTGGCTTTTGGCCGGCCAAGCTGGTTAACTCCCCTCATAACTTTGAcagcctgtcagtcagcagATCTGGCTGCTTGGATCTACACTACAGTTGTGACACATTAATGATAACCTGCTGTAACCTTTGCAGTCTGCTGTATCCTTATGTGAGCTCTGCAACCTTCCCATAAACCCACGCTGCCTTTACTGCCTCCTCGATAGAAGGTCATCCGTATTAGACCATGTGACCAATCAGCTAATCCAACTATTCACCCTTCATAACTTGTCAGAGCCATTACCCCCTGGATCAAGGTAAGTGTGCTGATCCTGGGGAAGCCACGGCACAGCATGATTTATAGTCACTTTGATCAGAGTTTGAGTTAAGCTGAGCTCTATGGCAGGTTGACGTGTGTGACGTATTCTATGGGTATTGTTTTAAGATACTAATGCCGAATCTGTACCAGTTTGACACCTAAACAATTCTTATTGTAATAGCTTACTTTGAGAAAACATGTTTGtctacaaaaatatttttgcaATTAACAACGGTCTTGAATGCAATTGTAAAAACACAAGCAGATGTATAATTACTTTTTCGGAATAAAACTGAATCAAATCAAGTATGATTTCATTTGAATTTGATTTAAACCAGCGTTACGTGATGTTTACTTCCTAGGACGTAGCAAGCTGTAAATACATTAACATATCACCTTATTAAGTCGATATGCCTCaattgttagcaaacagttgcctatttacacatcgaGCAGACACGGCAACGTTAGTATTCATTTAGAGTTGTATTATTGTCCATCTCGTTaatttaagtccaatattcactctccttttaacTCAAGAGGagtctggctctttagctgctaaatgctacaATATGTTTAGGTATTTGCTAACTATGTCTGGCTTCTATTTGGTCCTGTGCAGGTAGCTAACAGGAGTTAATGAGAGTGGTGAGACGGAACCAAAAAGTTGCAGCCGTAAACCGAAACAATGAGCTGACAGGAACTGAGGAAGTCAGGCAATAACCCTCTGCTGCTTTGTCACTACGAGCaacacctttcacattacaaaTAATCGTTAATATAAGAATAAGAGCAACTTTGAATTGGCAACCCTTTGTTCAAAGAATAATTAAACAAGATTACGATTGTGACCAGATGTTCGATGACAGCTTTCGCTACTTCTTTAAATACAGTGTAACAGACACATTTTGGTCAGTACCTATAAAGTATTGAGgtatgatacccagccctaatctgCTCTACATGTTGAGAGTTTTGCCTGAAGTGTGTTAGATGAGGGGAAAGTATATAGGAGCCCATTGTTTATGTAGTCAAGTGTCAGCTGGAGCAGCCTCGCCTGATGTCTGGCTGCAGCTGGTGTGAAGCAGCAGaggcacagagacagagggagacagctGGATACAAAGCACTCCCCCTCTCGCACACACTGCCTCGGGTACAGCCAAGGAGCTAGAAGTGTCTGAGACCTCCCCTGAGCTCGCACAAGAAGCAAAACACTTAGAGGCACTGCGAGTAAGTAAAGCTGCTCAACTGTGGCCTTCATAAAGAGGCGAGCAGAGGCAGGATACTCTTCTAGTGGTAGAAAATGTCTCCTGGCTGTGGAAGGAAGGCAGGGAAAGGAGGTGAAGGGTTACAGCTAATCTACAGGGGAGGCAATACATGTGTACAGCAGACTTCTATAACATGGATGCCTAAAGAGAGGGTTTGGTGCTATAAACACTAGCTTGTCGTTCACAGGGAGGGCAGAAGAACAGGTTATAGCCCATAATGGGTGTGACAGCTTTTAAAGACTGGTTTGGTCGGTTTACAGCTTAAGGACACATAAAACCAGCCTGGCAACACAGCAGGCGGTGGGAGTATTCCTAAAAGTAGATCATTTATTCATAATTAGCTCTCATCAAGACTGATTGCAGCTCTGCATTCATTCTTACAAgctcaaaaatgaaaaaaagaaagctgGAATGTAACCAGTACTATACTGTACTCTATCCAATCTTTCCAACTGTAATCTGCCTTCTTCAATGCACCGCAGACCATTTATGTGGataatgtatttgtgtgttgcaGTTGACCAAAGACCACCGTCCTAAGCCCCTGTGATAAAGCCTGTTCTTTAAAACAAtacaatttaaatgaaaatgtagtGGTGACAATCGTAGTTTCTTCAAATCCCATTTCATTAATTGAACTGGCTGAACTGAACAGACGCTCAATTACCTAATTTAATGGATTTGGATTTAAATCCCGTTTTCCTGCACTCAGATGGATgaggtttttttcttttgagtaAATTTCCCTGACAAGTTTCTAAGTCTGTATACTGGTCTCAATACATATGACCTACAAACTCAACAACGTTTCAAATGCTGATTTTCTTTTAATTCAAACAAATTCAATTATACAAATTACTAAGAACCAGCTTAACAACAGTTGTTTACTATATATTACATGCTTctcaaatacataaaaaaatgctctaaaaaaagacagaacCAGTGTATTTACAATaccaacatttacatacagCTTGATTCTCTTAAGAGAAATTGGGAGCACCAGTCCATGATTTCCAGCATGGGTGAAATAACcatgttaaaataataaaacaaaactgGATTTTCTGTCTTCCTGCAGTGACTTATCAGATGTGGCAGTGATATCAAAGTTTGGGACTTTGGGTAATACTCAAATGGTGACATGTATTTGGCTCAATTGTACTGTTAAGCACTGACCATGAGATAGATTGAATACTTTGTAAATGACAAACTAGAGTACAGTGTGGTAGATACAAGCTATGCAATGATAAAACTAGGTCTGGTGACTGCAGAATGCTACAGGAAGTAGCCATCtttttgaatcatttttaataAGTTCAATCCTTCATTGTGATAATGTCCTTATACATCCTTGTCCAATCCTTCATGGTTAAACTGTTCATACATGTGTGCAGAGCGTTGTTCATTGCGGCTCAGTGTCCTCTCACAGAGACTGTCCTAGTCCTTGGTTTGTGAAGCCTGCATGTCTTCAGTAAAACACTGGAGAAGTTAAGTCCACATCAGGTCCTTGTATAGCTTCAGTGCACAAGTGCTATCACCACAAACAATTGCAATTCAGACATGAAGACGCTCCCGTGGGGTTTTGTTATGATTTAAAGGTTGATTTAAAGGTGTGGGTCAGTTCGGCAATTGCATTCAAGAGAACATAAAATGAGAGGGCTTCATTTCCTTTACACGCTGAATCCCACAGAAGTTAAGTTCCTTCATTCTTTGGATCCTCTTGAACAGAACAGGTAAGTGCAATCTAAGGCACAATGACAACTTGTCAAGGTGAAAATTCATACAGCACATTGAGAGACAGGCAACTACACGATTGTTCCCGGTTTTGAGTCTTCATGCCAGTAAATCTGCTCCTCAGGCTCCAGGTTAGTGTGCATTTGGTTACTGATGTGTGAGTCCATTTGGCTGACATCTATGTAGGATCTGtaacaaacacatacaattGAAACCCATTAGACAGGTGGCAAACTGAATGTAGCTTGTGACTGGTTAACTATGAGTTTAGAATGAATTAACCCTGGGCTGGTAAAACCACCCTGTCATATTTCAGCTCTGTAGTGCCAAAAATCAGGAAACGGAACCAAAAAAAAGTAACGGAAACATTCATGAACTCGGTTACATCAGGCATGTTAATTATAAACTCATTTTCAGACAAAGTGTAAACCCAGGGTCAAACATTCCCACccaacaaaacagcagatgcACAAAGcaattatacacacacatatagctTTCAAATGCGAAACTAGTCAGGGGTCACATTTTTACCTCTGCCACACAAGTGCTCTCCCACCACCGCAAGACACCCAGAGAAACAAAGCAAAAATCAGCCAGAGTAATATGAAAGGATTTGGAGTTTTCTGTTAGTCCCTGCCACATATATAAGACACATCACCATCACCATGATAACCATGTGGAGTTAATGGGGTAGTTTCACATTCTCGTCTCACCCTTTCTTCTGTGCTGTGACTGATAATTGAGGGGAGGGGGTTAATTTTCCTGGTCAGTAGCATAGGCAACAGCACCAGACCTCTCTAAAGGGCCCACAGGGCACGCCATCCTATCACTGCTCCGCCAGTCAAACTCTGGGGGACATCTGCGCATGAGAGGGGGCAAAGGTCAAGGGTGAGTGGCAGCACATGGGCAGGGAGTCTCTGCATGGGCCAAGAGGAAGGCAAATAGCAAAGGAAAACAAACTATGTAAGGCACACTGCAGAAAAATGTGACCACTGGATGACAATATGCCAGCTGGAAGAGGAAGTGGGGCAGGCATGTTTTTCAAAGAAGCCATGCAGTTACCTTATCATAAATGACAATGAAGGATCAGTCAAACATCTCAAAAATGCAAAGTTCACTTCAAAACATCGACAAGCAGACTATGGAGTCACGTTGCAGACAAACTGAAAGAAGCAAACGCACAGGCTCCGGCTGTTGCTGTTTACTTACTATGAACTACCTTTAGCAAAGGACACCTTACTGAGCCTGTGCCCTCTGGAGGATTGTGGCTGTGCAGGGCTGGAGGCCACCTGCCTGACCCGACAGCCGGGGGAGTAGGAGGAGGTAAAGGTGGAGGAGGGCagggaggagatggaggaggaagcTGAGGAGGAAGAACTAGTAGGGAAAAAGGCACAGCGCCTCTGGCCATCAGGGCTGTGCCGGGAGCCCTTAAAGAGCTGTGAGGAGCCATATCTATAAGAAAGCAGGGGCCAGTGGACAGTTAAGGAGGAGAGCAGAACTAGTCTTAAGCTCTGAGGAAGAACTGTCTGCCTGCTGCAAAGATCCTATAATCCTACTGCTGAACCAGGATGTCATGTCAAGCAGATGAATGTTTTCTGATTTCCTAACTTAAGTGTGACGTTGAAGAAAATGTAACATTTGCTACACATCAGTCCACAGTATTGTTGTGTATAAGGGATAACAAATGCAGCTTATATTTTCTGTAGCCATCCATTCTAGGTAATTAAACAGTAGTGCTTAGCTCTGGGGATAAGGAGGATCAGGGAGTGGCTTATTGGATAAGGAgctgagttttttttctcacctgTTGTGGGCGGAGTGGCTGTAGGGGGCTGTACTGTAAGAGTAGGTCTGCGGAGCACGCATGGGCATGTCATATTCCGACATACCACCACCACTCATGTGGTTGTGCCAGTTTACGCTGGAGGACGCTGAGGacactggagagaaaaaaatgctaCAAGTCAGCAACTGATCCACATACATGTGAAACCAAGGTCAACAACATAATGCATGAGACTGTAATACACGGTGCAGTGATCTAACCTGAGTAGGAGATGTTCCTGCCGTTGTGGCTGTGGGGTGCAGGCATGGTCTGGTAGCCCAGGCTCTGCTGGGAGCCTCTGTCATAGTCGTAGTTGTATGCTGCCTGTTTGTGTGCAGCGTTACGTTGGTACCAGCCTCTCAAGTGTTCAGCCACCAAAGCCTTCTGGATGTTCTTGCCGACCTGCTCGTTGCTGCGGGGCACCTGGCGGTTCCTGGGTGGCCGCAGCGTGGCATACGGGTTCTGCGACATGCTGTCTATCTCGTCGTTACCATAGTGACTGTGCATGTCGTGGCCATGATAAGCTGTCGGGGTGGGGTTGTATGAAGGATTGACGTTATAGTGTCCCTCCATCTCATTGCCGTACATGTAGACTCCGTTGGAGTAAGGCTCTGGTTCTGCGTAGCTGGGATAACCCGTCACATAGTAGGCTGTCGTGGTGGGTCTGGCCTGCGGCTGGTAGGCGTAGCAGCGGGTGTCGGGCTGAGCCAAGTTAGGCATGCTACCTGTGTTGGCGTACATGTCTTTTCTGTGGCGGCCGCGAGCTCTGCGCCGGTGCGTGTGGTTACCAGGGATGCTGTACTCTACGCTGGATTGGCTTGTGTAGGAGGAGCCGTCATCGAGGACCTCAGTGCTGTTGCTGCGTCGGGCTGGGGAGAAGGCGAACGTTGGCACAGGAGGTTCCGTCTCTGTCAGGAGCTGAGACTGGGACTCCAGACTACCGCTACGCTGGCGGAAATGTTGTGGAGCATCCTCTGATCTACAATTTAAAAACACTATTTACAAGATGttcaacaaaacacaaatgtgAAAAGAATCCCATTTTCTTCAAAACGGTCTATGTGTTACTATGGATGTCTTCATTAATTTAGTTATTAACAGATTGATGGTGAAGTGCTGATGTGAACAGCATGATTGGTGTGTAACTGGCCCCATGAGCTGTTGATgagacaaaaataaagaaatacactGATGAATAATGGCCCTACCTGAGCTGAGTGCTGCTGTAGGCGTTGCGGGtaaggaggggggtggggggcatgCTGCGGGCATCACGTGGCTGTCTGGAAGCCGGTTTAAACGGGCTGCTGTGGCTTGATAAGGCATTACGGTGACTGTAGTGGAGAGAATCCTGGACTTGGCCGTAATATAATCTGAAACACAGATaacaacaatgttttcagggCATTCGCCTCTTTAGGGCAGAGCTTTTTATTGAGATAAACACCTATCCTCTCTTCATTTTCTCTCAAaactgaagaggaaaaaaacaccttGGGTTTGCTTGAATGCAGCACTTTAGTCATCACTTACACGTGAATGACTACCATTACATAGTCCATTGATCATTCTTTTCATGCAACAGCAAGCATTATGACTGTTTAAAATGAGATGAAATCTCTGAAGCTGAGGGCAACACATCACCCATATCATTTTGTAAACACTTATGAAGTAGCTGTCATTTACACTACATTTCCAGGGCCCCTATGCTGTTTcccttttcctctctcctctttgctTGGAATTATTGTTTGCTCCTTCACAGGCAGCGACATGTTCTTTTCCATCTATTTTTAAAGCCAGTGCATTGGGCTGATAAGAGGGAGATTGTTGGAGAGGcaggaaaggagggaggaggtgacTGGCAGGAATGTAGCTCTCAATGCACTCTACAGGTCTGTACTGGCTCCATGCTTAGGGCATCTACAAAAACAACTGTCAGATACACATTGGAAATtcaaatattaataaatgtcaTGAGTATCAGTGCTAGCTGTATACCTGCTGTCTGCATGCTCGTCATTGGCAGAGTCCCGTCTGTCATTGTTGTAGTGGATGTCCAGAGTTTCTGCATGGTGTGGTCTTGGGGAATACTGAACCGATCTGGACCGCTGCCTCTGGGAACTGAGCTCATCATCTGGATGATAAAAGTGATTGCTTGGTTAAAATGTATCTAAAATGCAGGGAAGGAGAGAGTTAGCACATGCACACTGAGCATGGCTACGCCTGGGCACTTACCGTCATCCAGAGTGAGGCTGTCAGATAGAGAGCTGAGGTCTGAAGGGTTGACATCATCTGGTAATAGAAGAGAGAAAACGGTCCTCAGAGACGCCTCTGACTTTTCATAGAAAGTAACAGATTGTTCAATCAATTACCACGtgttacaacattaaaatgaatttaaagCATTAGTAGCCTGTATAGAGTTGTCACTTCAGTTGGTGATGACATCTACCTGCTAAGATCAGTGAGGCTCTCTGGGTGGGTTTCCTTCCTTTCTTGATCCTGTAGGCGTTGATCTCCCTCTCGATCTCCTCCAGCTTCCTCATCGCATCCAGACAGTTGtttctcctctttttcttcACCGTCTTGCAGAGGTCATCCTCGTTGGATAACTTGATGGCTGCTTCCACAATCTTCTGCTGCAAGGCGAACCTGCTCTCCAGATTCCTCAGATGTGGGTcctgcagagaaaacacacacacacacacacagttaaaaggggaatttcccaaaaataaagacagatcCTATCAGCAATAGTAGTACTCTGAACAAAGAAACAGACGTCAAAGATCTCCAAGACACAATATGGAATGTATCcaaaaacattcattttcagTGTGCTGACATACTCATATTCTAAATCATATTCATGTTTCCAACTGACTTGCAGATAGAAACCAACTACAATTCACAACAAGTGTTTCAGGCAATGCATTATGCAATGTATGcctctaaacacacacattaaactcTTAAGCCTGATTTCAAAAAGTCAAATGATCTCTAGGTTTACAAACATAGTGCTGCAAGAACTGTGTCAACAAAGTGTGACATGCTAAATTACATAACAGAAatatatcacaacacaacaatAGCTATACTAACCTCATCATAGGGGAAAAGGTCATCCAGCTTGAAGGCTGTCCCAACACGGCGCCGTACGTGAGGAGCTTTCTCACCTGTGGCCAAGGGATACTCTTTAGGCAATCTGCCAGTAAGTTCCTGCAAATGAGAACAACCAACAGTCAGCTGAGAGTGTTGACGTTTTAAACGTCATTGGAAAGCATCAGAATGAGAGAGGCACTCACAGCTTCTCTCATGCAGATCTGTTTCAGTTCCTCAAGtttctgtgtcagtgtgtgtttaaggtccttctctttctttttcaacTCAGCAACCTTCTCTTTCTTCTGTTCCTCGCTGACTTCAGAGTCAGCGGAACCTAGAATAATCACACATCTGATTAACTACAAATTGCAGTAATCAATCATCACCCATCATTCTAATGTGGAACAGGAGCCATTATCTTATTTACTCTCTGCTTACCGGCTGAGATGAGGCTTCCGTTGCTGGCCATGATAAGCTGGTCTCTGCTCTCAATGCTGGAAAGTTTACTGATACGCGGGGCACAGATCTCTGTGAGGTCCATGGCGATGTCTCCTGAACTCCTGGTTGTGGTCATCGTTGACTGTAGGGATGGGAAGAGACAGTTAGGAGGAGGGAACAGAGTAGTGAGGGAGGGATTGTGAGTacttcatttaaattaaaacagcGCACTGCAATAGTGGCGGCGCCATTTGCATGCTTGGTACTCCAAGCGCACTGCTCTCTCATCAATCAGTGTGGGCTCTATTCCTGGATGAACACTGACACACCATCTGCCTTTGAGGGAGACAGTGGCTGAATAACCTCATTTAATAGCCCCTATGCTCAGCAGatatacaacataaacacaaacacatggacCATGAGTGTATCTTCAGGGCATTCGGACAACTTTTAACACTTGCAAAAGGACCTAGTCTGTGAATACACTGTGCCTTTTATTCTCAATGGGgcagtcataaaaaaacatgtatccATTCGAAACATGTTATATTGTATATGGCTATTTGTAGTTTACTTTCAGTTAAATATGTTTCCTGTTAAGCCACAGACAAGGCAAAAATAGGCATAATAATAGGCACACCTACTACGACTATATCATTCTGCCTGCTATATCAGCAGGGTGATAAAAATCTTCTACTCAGAGCAATTACAAGCTCTTGTGCATTTTCAAGCTACCTAAGCGCCTGTTACTTCTGATTCAATAGATAAAAGCAATTCTATTCCTTTTAAACCAAGGACGTGACAGTTTCCCAACATACGGCATACCAGCACAGGACCTAGttacataaaatacattaaatgtCATATCCCTTTATCAAGCTATTTATACAAGTCACTTGCATAGGACACGGA
It includes:
- the frmd4ba gene encoding FERM domain-containing protein 4B isoform X1, encoding MAVRIIHGMEDLVASSSQLVWSLAHQTLRRWYNRGLMPCRRFLEAWFRIGKCYQMTEGRLCQVHLLDGRKLELLVQPKLLSRELLDLVASHFNLKEKEYFGLSYIDDTGQNNWLHLDRKALDHDFSKTSGPLELKFLVRFYIEKITFLKDNTTVELFFLNAKSLVSNETIEVESENVFKLAAFALQEAKGEYTSAEIARSDLKQLPVLPTRVLREHPSLNYCEDKVIEHYKKLKGLTRGQAIVQYLALVESLPTYGVHYYPVKDKQGIPWWLGVSYKGIGQYDLQDKLKPRKLYQWKQLENLYFREKKFAVEVNDPHRRTVTKQTFGQTGLVIHTWYASHSLIKTIWVMAISQHQFYLDRKQSKSTMTTTRSSGDIAMDLTEICAPRISKLSSIESRDQLIMASNGSLISAGSADSEVSEEQKKEKVAELKKKEKDLKHTLTQKLEELKQICMREAELTGRLPKEYPLATGEKAPHVRRRVGTAFKLDDLFPYDEDPHLRNLESRFALQQKIVEAAIKLSNEDDLCKTVKKKRRNNCLDAMRKLEEIEREINAYRIKKGRKPTQRASLILADDVNPSDLSSLSDSLTLDDDDELSSQRQRSRSVQYSPRPHHAETLDIHYNNDRRDSANDEHADSRLYYGQVQDSLHYSHRNALSSHSSPFKPASRQPRDARSMPPTPLLTRNAYSSTQLRSEDAPQHFRQRSGSLESQSQLLTETEPPVPTFAFSPARRSNSTEVLDDGSSYTSQSSVEYSIPGNHTHRRRARGRHRKDMYANTGSMPNLAQPDTRCYAYQPQARPTTTAYYVTGYPSYAEPEPYSNGVYMYGNEMEGHYNVNPSYNPTPTAYHGHDMHSHYGNDEIDSMSQNPYATLRPPRNRQVPRSNEQVGKNIQKALVAEHLRGWYQRNAAHKQAAYNYDYDRGSQQSLGYQTMPAPHSHNGRNISYSVSSASSSVNWHNHMSGGGMSEYDMPMRAPQTYSYSTAPYSHSAHNRYGSSQLFKGSRHSPDGQRRCAFFPTSSSSSASSSISSLPSSTFTSSYSPGCRVRQVASSPAQPQSSRGHRLSKVSFAKGSS
- the frmd4ba gene encoding FERM domain-containing protein 4B isoform X5, coding for MAVRIIHGMEDLVASSSQLVWSLAHQTLRRWYNRGLMPCRRFLEAWFRIGKCYQMTEGRLCQVHLLDGRKLELLVQPKLLSRELLDLVASHFNLKEKEYFGLSYIDDTGQNNWLHLDRKALDHDFSKTSGPLELKFLVRFYIEKITFLKDNTTVELFFLNAKSLVSNETIEVESENVFKLAAFALQEAKGEYTSAEIARSDLKQLPVLPTRVLREHPSLNYCEDKVIEHYKKLKGLTRGQAIVQYLALVESLPTYGVHYYPVKDKQGIPWWLGVSYKGIGQYDLQDKLKPRKLYQWKQLENLYFREKKFAVEVNDPHRRTVTKQTFGQTGLVIHTWYASHSLIKTIWVMAISQHQFYLDRKQSKSTMTTTRSSGDIAMDLTEICAPRISKLSSIESRDQLIMASNGSLISAGSADSEVSEEQKKEKVAELKKKEKDLKHTLTQKLEELKQICMREAELTGRLPKEYPLATGEKAPHVRRRVGTAFKLDDLFPYDEDPHLRNLESRFALQQKIVEAAIKLSNEDDLCKTVKKKRRNNCLDAMRKLEEIEREINAYRIKKGRKPTQRASLILADDVNPSDLSSLSDSLTLDDDDELSSQRQRSRSVQYSPRPHHAETLDIHYNNDRRDSANDEHADSRLYYGQVQDSLHYSHRNALSSHSSPFKPASRQPRDARSMPPTPLLTRNAYSSTQLRSEDAPQHFRQRSGSLESQSQLLTETEPPVPTFAFSPARRSNSTEVLDDGSSYTSQSSVEYSIPGNHTHRRRARGRHRKDMYANTGSMPNLAQPDTRCYAYQPQARPTTTAYYVTGYPSYAEPEPYSNGVYMYGNEMEGHYNVNPSYNPTPTAYHGHDMHSHYGNDEIDSMSQNPYATLRPPRNRQVPRSNEQVGKNIQKALVAEHLRGWYQRNAAHKQAAYNYDYDRGSQQSLGYQTMPAPHSHNGRNISYSVSSASSSVNWHNHMSGGGMSEYDMPMRAPQTYSYSTAPYSHSAHNRCPPEFDWRSSDRMACPVGPLERSGAVAYATDQEN